The Cellulophaga lytica DSM 7489 nucleotide sequence AGTATTTAAAGTAGTTTTTATTCTGTTATCTTTAGCAGTGTATTTTTCTAATATTTTAGCACTTTTGTCTGTAGAATGATCATTAATAGCAATCACCTCCCAATTGGTATAGGTTTGAGAGATTATAGACGTTATGCAGTCATCAAAAAATTTCTCAACATTTTTAAACGGTATTAAAATACTAACCAAAGGGGTGTTCATGGCACTATTGTTTAAGTGCTTTTTTTATAGCAGTTTCTGCTAAAGGAGCCATAATTTGATATCCTTTTTTATTAGGGTGCACGCCATCACCAGAGTGTTCTTTTTGTAATCCGTTTTCTGTAGTAGCCATAGCAGAAAAATAATCTAAATAAATTAAATTGTTTTCTTTAGCATAGGTTTTAAGCTTTTTATTTAGGGCAGGTATTTTTATGTTAGGCTCTTTGTTAGGAGACCAAGGGTAATCAAAAGCAGGTAGTGTAGAGCAAATAATTACTTTTATATTGTTAGTAATGGCAAGTTCTGACATACTTTTTATATTGTTGGTAATTTCATCTAATGTGGTAGGGCCTGTGTTACCAGCAATATCATTTGTGCCAGCTAGTATTACAACAACTTTAGGTTTTAGGTTTATAACATCTTGCCTAAAACGTATAAGCATTTGGGGTGTGGTTTGCCCGCTTATACCTCTGTTAATATAATTTTTATTTTCAAAAAAGCTAGGCATTGCATTACTCCAGCCTTCTGTAATAGAGTTACCCATAAAAACAACTCTATTGTTATTTGT carries:
- a CDS encoding SGNH/GDSL hydrolase family protein; this translates as MSCTSQAQDWANLNKYKKANKELNTTTPTNNNRVVFMGNSITEGWSNAMPSFFENKNYINRGISGQTTPQMLIRFRQDVINLKPKVVVILAGTNDIAGNTGPTTLDEITNNIKSMSELAITNNIKVIICSTLPAFDYPWSPNKEPNIKIPALNKKLKTYAKENNLIYLDYFSAMATTENGLQKEHSGDGVHPNKKGYQIMAPLAETAIKKALKQ